From one Citrobacter sp. Marseille-Q6884 genomic stretch:
- a CDS encoding YdcY family protein yields the protein MSHLDDVSARVDAAIEESVITHMNELLVALSEDTELSREERYTQQQRLRTTIAHHGRQHKEDMEARREQLTKGGTIL from the coding sequence ATGTCGCACCTGGATGACGTCAGTGCTCGTGTCGATGCCGCCATTGAAGAGAGCGTTATTACGCATATGAATGAACTGCTGGTTGCGCTCAGTGAAGATACAGAACTGAGCCGGGAAGAGCGTTACACCCAGCAACAGCGTTTGCGTACGACTATCGCGCATCACGGGCGTCAACACAAAGAAGATATGGAAGCACGTCGTGAGCAACTGACGAAGGGCGGCACAATCCTCTGA
- a CDS encoding DMT family transporter, whose protein sequence is MNQTLTLSFLIAAGIGLVVQNTLMVRITQTSSTILIAMLLNSLVGIVLFVSILWFKQGAAGFGELVSSVRWWTLIPGLLGSFFVFASISGYQNVGAATTIAVLVASQLIGGLVLDILRSHGVPLRALVGPVCGAVLLVVGAWLVARRSF, encoded by the coding sequence ATGAACCAGACGCTGACCCTCTCCTTTCTGATTGCCGCAGGCATTGGTCTGGTGGTGCAAAACACCTTAATGGTGCGAATTACGCAGACCTCATCGACCATCCTGATCGCCATGCTCCTGAACTCGCTGGTCGGGATTGTGCTGTTTGTCAGCATTTTGTGGTTTAAGCAAGGTGCGGCGGGGTTTGGCGAACTGGTCTCCAGCGTACGCTGGTGGACGTTAATCCCCGGTTTACTTGGGTCGTTCTTTGTTTTCGCCAGTATCAGTGGATACCAAAACGTCGGTGCGGCCACCACCATTGCGGTACTGGTCGCCAGCCAACTAATTGGAGGGCTGGTGCTGGATATATTGCGCAGTCATGGCGTACCGCTGCGTGCGCTGGTGGGTCCGGTGTGTGGTGCCGTGTTATTGGTGGTGGGTGCCTGGCTGGTGGCCAGACGTTCATTTTAA